From a single Nostoc sp. MS1 genomic region:
- a CDS encoding ABC transporter ATP-binding protein → MTTMIWMESITKTYQLGEVSVPILKGIQLGIEEGEYVSIMGASGSGKSTLMNIMGCLDRPSDGHYIFEGRNLTTYDDDELAYIRNQRIGFVFQQFNLLSRATALENVMLPMVYANVPKRKRRQRALEALKRVGLGERVLNRPSQLSGGQQQRVAIARALVNRPALVLADEPTGALDTETSYEVMNLLTELNEQGITIVIVTHEPDIAAQTKRVIRVQDGLIVSS, encoded by the coding sequence ATGACAACAATGATTTGGATGGAATCTATTACTAAAACCTACCAATTAGGAGAAGTTAGCGTTCCCATACTCAAAGGTATTCAACTAGGTATCGAAGAAGGTGAATATGTATCCATAATGGGTGCATCAGGTTCGGGTAAATCCACACTCATGAATATTATGGGATGTTTGGATCGTCCTAGTGATGGACACTATATCTTTGAAGGTAGAAATTTAACTACCTATGATGATGATGAATTAGCCTATATTCGTAATCAAAGAATAGGTTTTGTTTTCCAACAGTTTAATTTATTATCACGAGCCACAGCCTTAGAAAATGTCATGCTACCGATGGTGTACGCTAACGTACCCAAACGTAAACGCCGCCAAAGAGCATTAGAAGCTTTAAAAAGAGTAGGATTAGGAGAACGAGTTCTCAACCGTCCCAGTCAACTTTCTGGGGGACAACAACAACGAGTTGCGATCGCGCGTGCTTTAGTCAATCGTCCAGCTTTAGTTTTAGCAGATGAGCCTACAGGCGCTTTGGACACTGAAACTTCTTATGAGGTAATGAATTTATTAACAGAGTTAAATGAGCAAGGGATTACTATTGTTATCGTTACTCATGAACCAGATATTGCCGCTCAAACGAAGAGAGTTATTCGCGTTCAAGATGGTTTAATTGTATCATCATGA